In Paraflavitalea devenefica, the following are encoded in one genomic region:
- a CDS encoding tetratricopeptide repeat protein — MRVTAILLILFIARASTVIAQADSILALPKEQQVKSLLEWYKKRVALTDSATAIHTLIQAEKIFAEKEATLLQQQAWLLQYVYCSSKYRHYDKSVEIMLKAAELADRKGWSLTRAECWHYAGTWYFECSKFGPAFEYMQKAYNQFEQAGFDNYPHTRLYADALAGSYYRLGEYEQAIRYLRECMGMPDYWRSFIYYVSVENTLALCYQQLKQYDSAAHYFKRAHQAAAVVKDSFYMGLTDGNLGYTYFLQGNAPAALPLLETDYKASIKAQEWGSAANAAMILATIHIKRGHPGEAEPYLHFARQFVYTGGARLRKDWYENMYHIYKFKGDAVNMSKYADSLLVYKDSVTRFNDIKYMNQAKLKLETEKHLNKVRDLENQRRQQVYTRNGILIVLLLTCIIGLLWINRQRLKRRKELELVALEKEKARQQLEFARQQLSTYTDNLREKNELLETFKEEISNLRQNGMEQMDGRTENLNRLLNSNIITEEDWKTFRELFDKVYPGFFVRLREKLPDLSPADTRLLTLTKLQLAPKEMAAMLGISYDAIRKARQRLRKKINLPEEGTLDELVEMI; from the coding sequence GTGAGAGTTACGGCAATATTGCTGATCCTTTTTATAGCCAGGGCATCCACTGTCATTGCTCAAGCCGATTCTATACTGGCCCTGCCCAAAGAACAGCAGGTAAAATCATTATTGGAATGGTACAAAAAACGGGTTGCCCTGACCGATTCAGCCACCGCCATCCATACCTTAATACAGGCAGAAAAGATCTTCGCGGAAAAAGAAGCGACCCTTTTACAACAACAAGCCTGGCTTTTGCAGTACGTTTATTGCTCATCAAAATACCGTCATTATGATAAAAGCGTAGAGATCATGCTCAAGGCGGCGGAACTCGCTGACCGGAAAGGATGGTCGCTTACGAGGGCCGAATGCTGGCACTATGCCGGCACCTGGTACTTTGAATGCAGCAAATTCGGGCCGGCCTTTGAATACATGCAAAAAGCCTATAATCAGTTTGAGCAGGCCGGTTTTGACAACTATCCGCATACCAGGTTGTATGCAGATGCATTGGCCGGTAGTTATTATCGTTTGGGTGAATATGAGCAGGCCATCCGGTATCTCCGGGAATGCATGGGCATGCCCGATTACTGGCGTTCTTTCATCTACTACGTCAGCGTTGAAAATACCCTGGCGCTCTGTTACCAGCAACTGAAACAGTATGATTCGGCTGCACATTACTTTAAGCGGGCGCACCAGGCTGCTGCCGTTGTCAAAGACTCCTTTTATATGGGACTCACCGATGGTAATCTTGGGTACACTTACTTCCTGCAGGGGAATGCCCCGGCAGCCTTACCATTGCTGGAAACAGATTATAAAGCCAGTATCAAAGCACAGGAATGGGGAAGCGCTGCCAATGCTGCCATGATATTGGCTACCATTCACATCAAACGCGGGCACCCTGGTGAAGCGGAACCATACCTCCACTTTGCCCGCCAATTTGTATATACCGGAGGCGCCCGGCTGCGCAAAGACTGGTACGAGAACATGTACCATATATACAAGTTCAAAGGTGATGCTGTCAACATGAGTAAATACGCTGATTCCCTGCTCGTGTACAAGGATAGTGTGACCCGTTTCAATGACATCAAATACATGAACCAGGCAAAGCTGAAACTGGAAACAGAGAAACACCTGAATAAAGTAAGGGACCTTGAAAACCAGCGCCGGCAACAGGTATACACGCGCAATGGGATCCTTATTGTGTTATTGTTAACCTGTATCATAGGCCTGCTGTGGATCAACAGGCAGCGGTTAAAACGCAGGAAGGAGCTGGAACTGGTTGCGCTCGAAAAGGAGAAAGCCCGGCAGCAACTGGAATTTGCCCGTCAGCAGTTATCCACCTATACCGATAACCTGCGGGAAAAAAATGAACTGCTCGAAACCTTTAAGGAAGAGATCAGTAACCTCCGGCAAAATGGTATGGAACAAATGGACGGCCGTACGGAGAACCTTAACCGCCTGCTCAACTCCAACATCATTACGGAGGAAGACTGGAAAACATTCCGTGAGCTGTTTGATAAAGTGTATCCGGGTTTCTTCGTCCGCCTCCGGGAAAAACTGCCCGATCTCAGCCCGGCCGATACCCGCCTGCTCACCCTCACCAAATTGCAGCTTGCTCCCAAAGAAATGGCCGCCATGCTCGGCATCAGCTATGATGCCATCCGTAAAGCGAGACAACGCCTGCGCAAAAAAATAAACCTGCCTGAAGAAGGCACGCTCGATGAACTCGTTGAAATGATCTGA
- a CDS encoding H-type lectin domain-containing protein, which yields MKSHLYSIGLLFMAWYSGHGQSVAIGTGGTPANASAALDLQSNNKGFLIPRVTQTARLQLQRPATGLLVYQTDSPAGFYFNTGTPEDPDWAQMGSEEVFVRDMDVIRPNAAQANDLIFGRRHLPGPSAVQDGLFWFQKDKGAFRTGVLESSGWTSIAGAGSFATGKNSRATGEYSFASGDGAEASGLASFSTGVVPESAGSFSLSAGMGSKASGWSSMAIGLGTQAAGLLTQSLGEGTLAHAVSNFTVGMYNDPISPIQTFMGSDLAFFMRPQFIVGNGRSNSQRWNAFSSSLWITVMEHLQIGRNNPPFTNLQTDSRDFPSCPSCTVEVLFKTAYPGIPKVFASVSAINGNSVYTCAVRNITTTGFTLAIHRESGPGTVDITVKWFAMQ from the coding sequence ATGAAATCTCATTTGTATAGTATTGGCTTGTTGTTCATGGCCTGGTATTCCGGGCATGGTCAATCTGTAGCGATTGGTACCGGTGGAACGCCCGCTAATGCCAGCGCCGCACTCGATCTGCAAAGCAATAATAAAGGCTTTCTTATACCGCGTGTTACGCAGACTGCACGCCTGCAACTGCAACGACCCGCAACAGGGTTGCTGGTGTATCAGACAGACAGTCCGGCAGGGTTTTATTTTAATACTGGCACTCCTGAAGATCCGGATTGGGCACAGATGGGTTCAGAAGAAGTGTTTGTACGGGATATGGATGTAATTCGCCCGAATGCTGCGCAAGCCAATGATCTTATTTTTGGACGCCGGCACTTGCCGGGGCCATCTGCTGTGCAGGATGGGCTTTTCTGGTTTCAAAAAGACAAAGGTGCTTTTCGTACCGGGGTATTGGAATCTTCCGGATGGACAAGTATTGCGGGTGCAGGTTCGTTTGCCACGGGGAAGAACAGTCGCGCCACCGGGGAGTATTCTTTTGCCTCCGGAGATGGCGCTGAAGCCAGCGGCCTGGCCTCTTTTTCAACGGGTGTAGTACCGGAAAGCGCAGGTAGCTTTTCCCTTTCAGCCGGGATGGGCAGTAAGGCTTCAGGGTGGAGCAGCATGGCCATTGGCCTGGGCACGCAGGCAGCCGGGTTGCTTACCCAGTCATTGGGAGAGGGGACATTGGCGCATGCCGTGAGCAACTTTACAGTGGGTATGTATAATGATCCGATTTCACCCATACAGACTTTCATGGGCAGTGACTTAGCTTTTTTCATGCGCCCACAATTTATAGTGGGGAATGGAAGAAGCAACAGCCAACGGTGGAACGCATTCAGTTCATCGCTATGGATCACCGTTATGGAACACTTGCAGATAGGCCGGAATAACCCTCCCTTTACCAACCTGCAAACGGATTCGCGTGATTTTCCAAGCTGTCCTTCCTGTACAGTGGAGGTGCTCTTCAAAACTGCCTATCCAGGCATACCCAAAGTATTTGCTTCCGTCAGCGCCATAAATGGCAATTCTGTATACACCTGCGCTGTCAGGAACATAACCACTACCGGTTTTACGTTGGCGATACATCGTGAAAGCGGGCCTGGCACGGTTGACATTACCGTAAAGTGGTTTGCCATGCAATAA
- a CDS encoding FAD-dependent oxidoreductase, giving the protein MKPIIQVLCFCLLLGNTNFAQTKKVDICIYGGTSAGVIAAYTAKQAGKSVLLIEPGQRLGGLSSGGLGYTDIGNKYAVTGLALDFYRRLGKHYGKLESWIFEPGIAEQTFLQYIKAAKVEVLYNTALFSVKKEQGYIREIEVNHPFSPAPQTARKIQAKMFIDCSYEGDLMAKAGVSYTVGREANSLYNETYNGVQLKDKHQFPDGIDPYKIPGKPESGLVWGISTATLDPQGTGDKKAQAYNFRICLSNQPDNLIPITQPEEYDPEKYTLLLRYLEKKPAKDLWAFLKFDLMPNHKTDINNNGPFSTDMIGMNYDYPEADYATRKKITDQHTSYIKGLLYFIGHDPRMPEHLRTQMLKWGYPKDEYVNSGHWSPQMYVREARRMVGQYVMTQANCEGKEIVKDGVGMAAYTMDSHNCQRLVVNGMVKNEGDVQIGGFGPYPIAYGSIIPKANECKNLFVPVCLSASHIAYGSIRMEPVFMVLGQSAAVAAAMAIDAKQPVQEINITKLQTQLKANPLVNGSTPEIVVDNDDKEKVSTTGQWASRKGGYGSSYLVAEPAVKEKRTITYTPAITKAGRYEVYIYLPKMGNMAREIAIQVMDGKKKTPVTLHPASIQVAGQTSGEWVSIGAYQLPAGKQSSVEIGVEDAGGIVVADAILFIPR; this is encoded by the coding sequence GAAATACAAATTTTGCCCAGACAAAGAAGGTAGATATCTGCATCTATGGCGGCACCTCCGCCGGTGTCATCGCTGCCTATACCGCCAAACAAGCCGGCAAATCAGTCCTACTCATTGAACCCGGCCAACGCCTGGGCGGACTAAGCTCCGGCGGATTGGGATATACCGATATTGGTAATAAATATGCGGTTACCGGACTGGCCCTCGACTTTTACCGCAGACTGGGAAAACATTATGGTAAACTGGAGTCCTGGATCTTTGAGCCCGGCATAGCCGAGCAAACATTTTTACAGTACATCAAGGCTGCCAAAGTAGAGGTACTCTACAATACTGCCCTCTTCTCCGTAAAAAAAGAACAGGGATATATCCGGGAAATAGAAGTGAACCACCCATTCTCTCCGGCTCCTCAAACCGCCCGGAAGATACAGGCCAAAATGTTCATTGACTGTTCCTATGAGGGCGATCTCATGGCAAAGGCAGGCGTCAGCTATACTGTGGGCCGCGAAGCAAACAGCCTGTACAATGAAACCTACAATGGGGTGCAGTTGAAAGATAAGCACCAGTTTCCCGATGGTATAGATCCTTACAAGATTCCCGGCAAGCCCGAAAGCGGCCTGGTATGGGGTATTAGCACGGCAACCCTCGATCCCCAGGGAACGGGCGATAAAAAAGCACAGGCGTACAACTTCCGCATCTGTCTTAGCAACCAGCCGGATAACCTCATTCCCATCACACAGCCGGAAGAATATGATCCCGAAAAATATACTTTACTGCTGCGCTACCTCGAAAAGAAGCCAGCCAAAGATCTCTGGGCCTTCCTCAAATTCGACCTTATGCCCAATCACAAGACCGATATCAACAACAATGGTCCCTTCTCTACCGATATGATCGGCATGAACTATGATTACCCGGAAGCAGACTACGCTACCCGTAAAAAGATCACGGATCAGCATACCAGTTACATAAAGGGATTGCTCTACTTCATTGGCCACGATCCGCGCATGCCTGAACACCTGCGTACACAGATGCTGAAATGGGGCTATCCCAAAGACGAATACGTGAATAGTGGTCACTGGTCGCCACAAATGTATGTGCGCGAAGCGCGCCGTATGGTGGGGCAATACGTCATGACGCAGGCCAACTGTGAAGGAAAAGAGATCGTGAAAGATGGCGTGGGTATGGCCGCTTATACGATGGATTCCCACAACTGTCAGCGGCTGGTGGTGAATGGCATGGTGAAAAATGAAGGTGATGTACAGATAGGCGGCTTCGGCCCTTATCCTATTGCCTATGGTTCCATCATTCCCAAAGCCAATGAATGCAAGAACCTCTTTGTGCCGGTTTGCCTCTCTGCATCCCACATCGCCTATGGTTCCATCAGGATGGAACCGGTATTCATGGTACTGGGGCAATCGGCAGCCGTAGCAGCCGCCATGGCCATTGATGCAAAGCAGCCTGTACAGGAAATTAACATCACCAAACTGCAGACCCAATTAAAAGCAAATCCATTGGTCAATGGATCAACACCGGAAATCGTAGTAGACAATGATGATAAAGAAAAAGTGAGCACTACCGGCCAGTGGGCATCCCGCAAAGGAGGGTATGGATCATCTTACCTCGTGGCTGAGCCGGCTGTTAAAGAAAAAAGAACGATCACCTATACGCCTGCCATTACCAAAGCAGGCCGTTATGAAGTATACATCTACCTGCCGAAAATGGGCAACATGGCCCGCGAGATAGCCATACAGGTAATGGATGGAAAAAAGAAAACCCCGGTTACCCTTCATCCTGCATCGATACAGGTGGCAGGTCAAACCTCCGGCGAATGGGTCAGCATCGGCGCTTATCAGTTACCTGCCGGTAAACAATCCTCCGTGGAAATTGGGGTGGAAGACGCTGGCGGCATAGTCGTTGCCGATGCGATACTTTTCATTCCCCGTTAA